From the genome of Colwellia psychrerythraea 34H, one region includes:
- a CDS encoding DUF2333 family protein: protein MKTMFSTKSIVWAFTGIFFLLYGIGVYWSTAPMSINIHAEVTQAAKAENVAPVVGYTTTTALIKVSEALLNKPGGYLSNDIMPPSLFLDNMPAWEFGVLEMVRDIALVMRKDFSRSQSQSLVNKHLLEAQPRFNIDSESWAVPSAESEYGEAIKQLYAYRSALVSTNGNKAQFYARADNLRAYIEEVQKRLGGYSHRLSLSVGREQVNTDLAGDKPAEQSSQGDSHLQLQTSWWQIDDVFYEARGATWALLQLLRAIEIDFNSVLENKNAKISLQQIIRELEASQESVWSPMILNGSGFGLLANHSLVMANYISRANAALIDLNELLTKG, encoded by the coding sequence ATGAAAACAATGTTTTCTACAAAATCAATTGTCTGGGCCTTTACTGGCATATTTTTTCTTCTATATGGCATTGGTGTTTATTGGAGCACTGCTCCTATGTCCATCAACATTCATGCTGAAGTAACACAAGCAGCTAAAGCTGAAAATGTCGCCCCTGTTGTTGGCTATACCACTACCACTGCTTTGATAAAAGTCAGTGAAGCACTGCTAAATAAGCCTGGTGGTTATTTATCAAATGACATTATGCCACCTTCTCTCTTTTTAGATAATATGCCTGCTTGGGAGTTCGGTGTATTAGAAATGGTTCGTGATATAGCATTAGTGATGCGTAAAGACTTTAGTCGTTCTCAATCACAATCCCTTGTTAATAAGCATCTACTCGAAGCGCAACCACGTTTTAATATCGACAGTGAAAGTTGGGCAGTACCGAGTGCAGAATCTGAATATGGAGAAGCTATTAAGCAACTTTATGCCTATCGTTCGGCATTGGTTAGCACTAATGGTAATAAAGCTCAGTTTTATGCTCGTGCCGATAACCTACGTGCCTATATTGAAGAAGTTCAAAAGCGTTTAGGTGGTTACTCTCACCGCTTAAGCTTGAGCGTAGGTCGTGAACAGGTAAATACTGATTTAGCTGGTGATAAACCCGCAGAGCAATCAAGCCAAGGTGACTCTCATTTGCAACTGCAAACAAGTTGGTGGCAAATAGATGATGTATTCTATGAAGCTAGAGGTGCTACTTGGGCATTACTGCAATTACTTAGAGCCATTGAAATAGATTTTAATAGCGTGTTAGAAAACAAAAATGCCAAAATTAGCTTACAGCAAATTATTCGCGAGCTAGAGGCAAGCCAAGAATCAGTATGGAGCCCAATGATTTTAAACGGTAGTGGCTTTGGTCTTCTTGCCAATCACTCACTGGTAATGGCTAACTATATTTCTCGCGCAAATGCAGCATTAATCGATTTAAATGAACTTTTAACCAAAGGATAA
- a CDS encoding TetR family transcriptional regulator C-terminal domain-containing protein, whose protein sequence is MQLDTIKKRRGRPAKSGRDTTNTKTELISSGVEHFTQFGFASSGLDQILKKVSVPKGSFYYYFANKEVFGLAVIDYYDNYFGRKLDSHLKNDQLAPEQRLISFVDDAKAGIERYNFNRGCLVGNLEQEIAVLPESHRDKLVMVMQGWQNKIFDHLNVLCPDAEQEEHHLLAEFFWIGWEGAVSRCKLVQTTKPIDIFINHFLQLLKK, encoded by the coding sequence ATGCAATTAGATACTATTAAAAAACGAAGAGGCAGACCTGCAAAGTCTGGCCGAGATACCACTAATACCAAAACTGAACTAATCAGTAGTGGCGTTGAACACTTCACGCAATTTGGTTTTGCTTCATCGGGTTTAGATCAGATATTAAAAAAAGTGTCGGTACCTAAGGGATCTTTCTATTATTACTTTGCTAATAAAGAAGTTTTTGGTTTAGCGGTAATTGACTATTACGACAACTACTTCGGTCGTAAACTTGATTCGCACTTAAAAAATGACCAGTTAGCGCCTGAACAAAGGTTAATAAGTTTTGTTGATGATGCTAAAGCAGGTATCGAACGCTATAATTTTAATCGTGGCTGTTTAGTGGGCAACTTAGAACAAGAAATTGCTGTTTTACCTGAGAGCCACCGAGATAAGTTAGTGATGGTGATGCAGGGCTGGCAAAATAAAATCTTTGATCACCTCAATGTGCTTTGCCCTGATGCTGAACAAGAAGAACATCACTTGTTAGCAGAGTTTTTTTGGATTGGTTGGGAAGGTGCGGTAAGCCGTTGCAAGTTGGTTCAAACAACTAAGCCGATTGATATTTTTATCAATCATTTCTTACAGTTGTTAAAAAAATAA
- a CDS encoding oxidoreductase, whose translation MFKCLLVNKDENGYKTSITELPEETLSQGNVLVKVLYSTLNYKDALAITGKAPVIRSFPMIPGIDFSGIVEHSESDEFKVGDKVLLNGFGVGEKHMGGLSQKAKVNSDWLIPLPAAISPLQAMSIGTAGYTAMLCILALEKNGITPQSGKILVTGATGGVGSFAVKLLSLMGYSVVASTGSSDQHDYLYDLGATEIIDRNELSAPGKPLMKEKWAGAVDSIGSHTLANVCASIQYGGAVAACGLAQGMDLPASVAPFILRGVSLLGVDSVMRPRADRIAAWKKLSEILPATEMESIAEVISLEESIDVAGKLLDGNVTGRVVVDVNK comes from the coding sequence ATGTTTAAATGTTTACTGGTAAATAAAGATGAAAACGGTTACAAGACATCGATCACTGAATTACCTGAGGAAACCTTATCCCAAGGTAATGTCCTAGTGAAAGTCCTCTATAGCACGCTTAATTATAAAGATGCCTTAGCAATAACTGGGAAAGCTCCCGTAATAAGAAGTTTTCCTATGATACCAGGGATAGATTTCAGTGGCATTGTCGAACACAGTGAAAGTGATGAATTCAAAGTTGGTGATAAAGTGTTACTGAACGGCTTTGGAGTTGGTGAAAAGCATATGGGTGGTTTATCACAAAAAGCGAAAGTAAATAGTGACTGGCTCATTCCTTTACCTGCAGCTATTTCACCGCTGCAGGCTATGTCAATTGGTACCGCAGGTTATACCGCTATGTTGTGTATTCTGGCATTAGAAAAAAACGGTATTACTCCCCAAAGTGGTAAAATTCTCGTTACGGGCGCCACTGGTGGTGTTGGTAGTTTTGCGGTGAAACTGCTTTCCTTAATGGGTTACTCAGTTGTTGCCTCGACAGGTAGTAGTGATCAACATGATTATCTATATGACTTAGGTGCGACTGAGATTATCGATAGAAATGAATTATCAGCGCCAGGTAAACCGTTAATGAAAGAAAAATGGGCTGGCGCGGTTGATTCTATTGGCAGTCATACTCTCGCCAATGTTTGCGCAAGCATCCAATATGGTGGCGCTGTTGCGGCTTGTGGTTTGGCACAAGGCATGGACTTACCTGCCTCAGTGGCTCCCTTTATTTTAAGAGGAGTTTCTTTATTAGGTGTTGATAGTGTTATGCGCCCTAGAGCAGATAGAATAGCAGCATGGAAAAAACTATCGGAAATTTTACCAGCAACGGAAATGGAATCGATAGCAGAAGTGATTAGTTTAGAAGAGTCTATCGACGTGGCAGGTAAGTTACTTGATGGCAACGTTACTGGTCGTGTCGTGGTTGACGTAAATAAATAG
- a CDS encoding PspC domain-containing protein, producing the protein MKYDREYSSIKNVRQTLCKDVANKKLTGVCAGIAKYYDFPRLAVRIVAIAVLIMLPVATGVAYVVASMLLPNSKYY; encoded by the coding sequence ATGAAATATGACAGAGAATATTCAAGTATAAAAAATGTTCGCCAGACATTATGTAAAGACGTAGCAAATAAAAAATTGACTGGTGTCTGTGCAGGTATTGCCAAATATTATGACTTCCCTCGATTAGCTGTGCGCATCGTCGCTATTGCCGTACTGATTATGTTACCCGTAGCCACGGGCGTTGCGTATGTCGTAGCAAGTATGTTGTTACCTAACAGTAAATATTACTAA
- the birA gene encoding bifunctional biotin--[acetyl-CoA-carboxylase] ligase/biotin operon repressor BirA: MTKTVKEHLVKSLASGQFISGQLLGEQLGISRTAIAKHIKVLTEIGLDIYSVTGKGYKLAQPLYLLEKDKIISLLADEKNPQAEKQSDLPLIEVHSLIDSTNDYLMRRLPNQVTSGQVCLAEYQSAGRGRRGRQWISPFGSQIYLSMYWYLEQGLSGAMGLSLLTALAVSDAVKAHSNVQVQLKWPNDIYLDGVKLAGILIDLEGQALEPSHCVIGIGLNLHMPVDAGKLIEQKWTDLQSHSKVKIDRNGLSAQLISCLRKRLQQHQQVGLVPMLEEWHAHDAFLNKRVKLITGERVTHGICRGVNNQGALLLEVDGQVKPVYGGEVSLRMDE, translated from the coding sequence ATGACTAAAACAGTTAAAGAGCACTTAGTTAAGTCATTAGCCTCAGGTCAATTTATTTCAGGACAGTTGCTCGGTGAGCAATTAGGCATCAGTCGTACTGCTATCGCTAAACATATTAAAGTATTAACCGAAATTGGCTTAGATATTTACAGTGTCACCGGTAAAGGTTACAAGCTGGCGCAGCCGCTGTACTTATTAGAGAAAGACAAAATTATCAGTCTATTGGCTGATGAAAAAAACCCGCAAGCTGAAAAGCAAAGCGACTTACCATTGATTGAAGTGCATAGCTTAATTGACTCTACTAATGATTATTTAATGAGGCGTTTGCCTAATCAAGTAACATCAGGGCAGGTTTGTTTAGCTGAATATCAAAGTGCTGGTCGAGGTCGTCGTGGTAGGCAGTGGATTTCACCTTTTGGCTCGCAAATATACTTGTCTATGTACTGGTACTTAGAACAAGGATTATCAGGGGCTATGGGATTAAGTTTACTAACGGCACTAGCGGTCAGCGATGCAGTAAAAGCCCATAGTAACGTACAAGTTCAGTTGAAGTGGCCTAATGATATTTATCTTGATGGCGTCAAGCTCGCAGGTATCTTAATTGATCTTGAAGGGCAGGCATTAGAGCCTAGTCATTGTGTTATTGGCATTGGTTTAAATCTACATATGCCAGTGGACGCAGGTAAATTAATTGAACAAAAATGGACAGATCTACAATCACACAGTAAAGTCAAAATCGATAGAAATGGACTCAGTGCACAATTAATCAGTTGTTTACGAAAGCGATTACAACAACATCAGCAAGTGGGTTTAGTGCCGATGTTAGAAGAGTGGCATGCTCATGATGCTTTTTTAAATAAGCGGGTAAAATTAATTACCGGCGAACGAGTAACTCACGGCATATGTCGAGGAGTTAATAACCAAGGTGCTTTACTGCTAGAGGTCGACGGGCAAGTTAAACCAGTCTACGGTGGTGAAGTAAGTCTTAGGATGGACGAATGA
- a CDS encoding enoyl-CoA hydratase-related protein, producing MDNLILTTENQGVFTITLNRIDKKNALTNDMYKQLCQYFAYAEQTSSIHCVVIQGNEQCFCAGNDLHDFIQCSADDELAALAFVKVLSEFTKPLVAGVAGVAVGIGTTLLLHCDMVIAANNSKFKLPFTQLGLCPEAGSSLLLTQKVGPNKAFELMVLGQTFNAEQALSYGITNQTCQPDELLALTSDVAQAISNLPVESVMTSRRLIRQANKLALSQVISEESQAFSHLVKSEECKNILAKFFK from the coding sequence ATGGATAATTTGATTTTAACGACAGAAAACCAAGGTGTTTTTACCATTACCTTGAATCGTATTGATAAAAAAAATGCATTAACTAACGATATGTATAAACAGCTCTGTCAGTATTTCGCTTATGCAGAGCAAACATCAAGTATTCATTGCGTAGTTATTCAAGGAAATGAACAGTGTTTTTGCGCTGGTAATGACTTGCATGATTTTATTCAATGTTCCGCTGATGACGAATTAGCGGCCCTTGCCTTTGTTAAAGTTCTGTCAGAATTTACTAAACCTCTTGTTGCTGGTGTTGCTGGCGTTGCTGTGGGTATTGGCACTACGTTATTATTGCATTGTGATATGGTCATAGCGGCTAATAATAGTAAATTTAAATTGCCTTTTACCCAGCTAGGTTTATGTCCAGAAGCAGGATCTAGTTTGTTATTAACTCAAAAAGTCGGTCCAAATAAAGCTTTTGAATTAATGGTGCTTGGACAGACGTTTAACGCAGAGCAAGCATTGAGTTATGGCATAACTAACCAAACTTGTCAGCCCGATGAACTCTTAGCACTTACATCCGATGTTGCCCAAGCCATTTCCAACTTGCCTGTTGAGTCAGTAATGACTAGTCGACGGTTAATACGTCAAGCGAATAAATTAGCATTGAGCCAGGTTATTAGTGAAGAAAGCCAAGCGTTTTCTCATTTAGTTAAATCAGAAGAATGTAAAAACATTCTAGCTAAATTTTTCAAATAA
- a CDS encoding nitroreductase family protein, translating into MTHPIIEDLASRHTVKKYDATRKIPQTDLDVLYEAMRLSASSINSQPWKFIVLESDAAKQRLNNTFANMHEYNKKHVFDSSQVILFAHNPKYTREDYAKVVDKGIEDKRTLAEKREAAFAVYSFAELNTSESGDTSTWTKAQTYLALGNTLHILARLQIDSTPMEGIDIELVNKEFSEELDGYQCDVALAIGYHHPEDDFNAKLPKSRLALNDVLVRI; encoded by the coding sequence ATGACTCACCCTATTATCGAAGATCTTGCTAGCCGCCATACGGTAAAAAAATACGACGCAACGAGAAAAATTCCCCAAACAGATTTAGATGTCCTATATGAAGCAATGCGTCTTTCAGCTTCGTCTATCAATTCCCAGCCATGGAAGTTTATCGTACTTGAAAGTGATGCCGCCAAGCAGCGCTTGAATAATACCTTTGCCAATATGCATGAGTATAATAAGAAACATGTTTTTGATAGCTCGCAGGTGATACTTTTTGCTCATAATCCAAAATATACACGTGAGGACTATGCCAAGGTAGTTGACAAAGGTATTGAAGACAAACGCACACTTGCTGAAAAACGAGAAGCAGCTTTTGCTGTTTATTCATTTGCGGAGCTAAATACTAGCGAATCTGGTGATACCAGTACTTGGACCAAAGCACAAACTTACTTAGCCTTAGGTAATACTCTTCATATACTTGCTCGACTACAAATTGATTCCACACCAATGGAAGGTATTGATATTGAGTTGGTGAATAAAGAGTTTAGCGAAGAGCTTGATGGTTATCAATGTGATGTAGCATTGGCTATTGGTTATCATCACCCAGAAGACGATTTCAACGCCAAGTTACCAAAATCTCGTTTAGCCCTTAATGATGTTCTAGTGCGTATTTAG
- the pspA gene encoding phage shock protein PspA — MGLFSRFTDIVNANLNSMLDKAEHPEKMIRMIIGEMEETLVEVRSTAAKNIAEQKTLARKVKTTQEGVAHWHDKAEIALNKGREDLAKSALAQKHKCQAELTQLNEENVQLTDLLSAIQEDAQRLQDKLSEAKRRQDALRLRQESAEVRLKVREKAVIHNIDEAMAKFERYQQKIDHLEAQVESYDLTENKDLSTQISDLEQDDNIEAELAEMKKKVVNG; from the coding sequence ATGGGATTATTCAGCCGTTTTACCGACATTGTTAATGCAAATTTAAACAGCATGTTAGACAAAGCCGAGCATCCAGAAAAAATGATTCGCATGATCATTGGCGAAATGGAAGAAACATTAGTTGAAGTGCGTTCAACAGCAGCCAAAAATATTGCTGAACAAAAGACCTTGGCAAGAAAAGTTAAAACGACTCAGGAAGGCGTTGCTCATTGGCATGACAAAGCAGAGATTGCGTTAAATAAAGGTAGAGAAGATTTAGCAAAATCAGCCCTTGCGCAAAAACATAAATGCCAAGCTGAATTAACTCAGCTAAATGAAGAAAATGTACAATTAACTGACTTGTTGAGCGCCATTCAAGAAGATGCGCAACGCTTGCAAGATAAGCTTAGTGAAGCCAAACGTCGTCAAGATGCATTAAGACTTCGTCAAGAATCCGCTGAAGTGAGATTAAAGGTGCGAGAAAAAGCTGTGATTCATAATATTGATGAAGCAATGGCCAAATTTGAACGTTACCAACAAAAAATTGATCATCTTGAAGCGCAAGTTGAATCTTATGATTTAACAGAGAATAAAGATTTATCAACACAGATATCTGACCTTGAACAAGACGATAACATTGAAGCGGAATTAGCTGAAATGAAAAAGAAAGTTGTTAACGGTTAA
- a CDS encoding copper chaperone PCu(A)C encodes MRNIHYRKVSILFALLLGMITNVYATSSITVTDGYIKASIPGTDITAAYMTINNTSDEAITLQKVSSTISDRIEIHEHSMADGMMRMREVGEITIKANSKVVLQPSGLHLMIFSLKQPMKEKSVIPLTLKFSNKTNIKIQLPVRKYK; translated from the coding sequence ATGAGAAATATTCACTATAGAAAAGTCAGTATTTTGTTCGCTTTATTGCTTGGAATGATAACTAATGTCTACGCAACAAGTTCGATTACAGTGACCGATGGATATATTAAAGCAAGTATACCTGGCACTGACATTACCGCCGCTTATATGACAATAAATAATACTAGTGATGAAGCGATAACGTTACAAAAGGTCAGCAGTACAATCTCTGATCGCATTGAAATTCATGAACACAGCATGGCTGACGGTATGATGCGAATGCGTGAAGTGGGTGAAATCACTATCAAGGCTAACAGCAAAGTTGTGCTTCAACCATCAGGATTACACCTCATGATTTTTTCACTAAAACAGCCTATGAAAGAAAAAAGTGTTATTCCATTAACATTAAAGTTCTCAAATAAAACAAACATTAAAATTCAATTACCTGTTCGTAAATATAAATAG
- a CDS encoding pantothenate kinase yields the protein MILLIDIGNSRTKYVQLISGELSATTQLNNSEFSAEYFTKYFNQASQLIVANVAKSALTDELATWCAREKISYKQVHSEQKKNTLISAYQEPTTLGIDRWLALLGTIHLYPQENVLIIDAGTATTVDLLTSNGQHQGGWILAGINALFTSILSHSTLVHAKSKTMPSLAFGANTSDNVNNACWAATLGMIERAIEQAQQLGDINRIILTGGDGKALTRLLLAQTTENILAVENIQFIDNLIFFGLQEYA from the coding sequence ATGATCCTATTAATTGATATCGGCAATAGCCGAACGAAATATGTGCAGCTCATTAGCGGTGAGCTATCAGCGACTACGCAGCTAAACAATAGTGAGTTTTCTGCAGAATATTTTACAAAATACTTCAACCAAGCTAGCCAGTTAATCGTTGCCAATGTGGCGAAGTCGGCATTAACCGATGAACTTGCTACTTGGTGTGCAAGAGAAAAAATCAGCTATAAACAAGTGCATAGTGAACAGAAAAAAAACACCTTGATTTCAGCGTATCAAGAACCAACAACCTTAGGTATAGACCGCTGGCTCGCACTATTAGGCACTATACATCTTTACCCACAGGAAAATGTATTAATAATAGATGCAGGCACTGCGACCACTGTAGATTTATTGACGAGTAATGGTCAACACCAAGGTGGTTGGATATTAGCTGGTATTAACGCACTGTTTACTAGTATTTTAAGCCATAGCACCTTGGTTCATGCAAAAAGTAAGACAATGCCTAGCTTAGCATTTGGTGCTAACACATCTGATAATGTCAATAACGCGTGTTGGGCAGCAACGCTAGGCATGATTGAGCGAGCCATTGAGCAAGCACAGCAATTAGGTGATATTAATCGCATTATATTAACAGGTGGTGATGGTAAAGCGTTAACAAGGTTATTGTTAGCACAGACAACTGAAAATATTCTAGCGGTAGAAAACATTCAATTTATCGATAACCTTATTTTCTTCGGCCTGCAGGAATACGCATAA
- the murB gene encoding UDP-N-acetylmuramate dehydrogenase — translation MILSFFIFMAMHSNQNYSLKSSNSFNIKASCSRIYFPSSLAELQQLPDLSAGNTSDNFYILGEGSNTLFVEAQAPIIIQPKFNGISIVEQDDHFVVTVGAAENWHDLVCFCLEQGIYGLENLALIPGSVGAAPVQNIGAYGVEFADFCQEIQWYEFASETLHSLTKQACRFAYRDSIFKQERYNKGLITQVTFNFPKAWQANLSYAGLDTLAKESTAKQVMAQVIALRSSKLPDPKELPNAGSFFKNPIVNDADFAQLQQQYPKIPHFPQKNGEIKLAAGWLIDQAGLKGFRHGDVGVHQQQALVLVNYGSELGAEIISLAKYIQQKVAKKFSVSLIPEVRMITHKGERSFSSLSDLNPIENITVIGDSNSIRGSSDD, via the coding sequence ATGATTCTTTCATTTTTCATTTTCATGGCTATGCACTCAAATCAAAATTACTCCCTAAAAAGCAGTAACAGCTTTAATATTAAGGCGAGTTGCTCACGCATCTATTTCCCAAGTTCCCTGGCAGAATTGCAGCAGTTACCTGATTTATCTGCTGGCAATACCTCAGACAACTTTTATATTCTTGGCGAAGGTAGTAATACTCTGTTTGTAGAAGCTCAAGCACCAATTATCATCCAACCGAAATTTAACGGTATCAGTATTGTTGAACAAGATGATCACTTTGTTGTTACCGTCGGCGCAGCAGAAAATTGGCATGACCTTGTCTGTTTTTGTCTAGAGCAGGGGATTTATGGTTTAGAGAATTTAGCCCTGATTCCCGGTAGCGTTGGTGCAGCGCCAGTGCAAAATATTGGCGCTTACGGGGTGGAATTTGCTGATTTTTGTCAAGAAATACAGTGGTATGAATTTGCCAGTGAAACACTGCACTCGCTCACTAAACAAGCTTGTCGATTTGCCTACCGTGATAGCATTTTTAAGCAGGAACGTTATAACAAAGGGTTAATTACTCAAGTGACCTTTAATTTTCCGAAAGCATGGCAAGCAAATCTTTCTTATGCGGGACTAGATACTCTTGCCAAAGAAAGCACGGCTAAACAAGTGATGGCGCAAGTCATTGCATTACGCAGTAGCAAGTTACCTGATCCTAAAGAGTTACCTAATGCAGGTAGTTTCTTTAAAAACCCCATAGTCAATGATGCAGATTTTGCTCAATTACAGCAACAATACCCTAAAATCCCCCATTTCCCTCAGAAAAACGGTGAGATAAAACTGGCCGCTGGTTGGTTAATTGATCAGGCGGGATTAAAAGGATTTCGCCATGGCGACGTTGGCGTTCATCAACAACAAGCCTTAGTTCTAGTGAATTATGGTAGTGAACTAGGGGCAGAAATTATTAGTTTAGCTAAGTATATTCAACAGAAAGTAGCAAAAAAATTCTCAGTATCATTAATACCTGAAGTGCGCATGATTACACATAAAGGCGAGAGATCATTCTCTTCGTTGAGTGATTTAAATCCTATCGAAAATATCACTGTTATTGGAGATAGTAATTCTATTAGAGGTAGTAGTGATGACTAA